The Schistosoma haematobium chromosome 7, whole genome shotgun sequence genome contains a region encoding:
- the TSP66E_4 gene encoding Tetraspanin (EggNog:ENOG41036WW~COG:S) — MHSTVRSVFHILNLICLSILLLAFVFFVITFWTKLSVKIVEPTLNKLRIDGVNNRTVIDGVNSVVRTFTRPVILPLMAISLVFACIYFFGAIIAFNRSSTFFLMYEVTLTVCIIVHIVMITIVLKNPETTEKMMEKLFAKKFYLYRSMKSHDGASLFAAVVMIELKCCGYMNPFDFDEDRVEITDEYDGHTYDDLVLPVPCCLMDKDLKLIDVNCPRFHYISENDHKHHSQGCKQVFGRKAFSLIAYIAYLSITLIAINIALVICVVLVLREIWIYL; from the exons ATGCATTCTACAGTACGCAgtgtatttcatattttaaaccTAATCTGTTTA TCCATTTTATTATTAGCATTTGTCTTTTTTGTCATTACATTTTGGACGAAACTCTCTGTTAAAATTGTTGAGCCAACATTGAATAAATTACGAATAGATGGTGTAAATAATCGAACCGTAATCGATGGAGTGAATAGTGTTGTACGAACTTTTACAC GTCCGGTAATTTTACCATTGATGGCGATATCACTTGTATTTGCTTGTATTTATTTCTTTGGGGCAATAATCGCTTTTAATCGAAGCAGTACATTTTTTCTTATG TATGAAGTTACTTTAACAGTTTGTATAATTGTGCATATAGTTATGATAACTATTGTGTTAAAAAATCCAGAAACA ACAGAAAAAATGATGGAAAAACTTTTTGCAAAAAAATTTTATCTCTATCGATCAATGAAGAGTCATGATGGAGCAAGTTTATTTGCGGCTGTCGTAATGATAGAA TTAAAATGCTGTGGTTACATGAATCCTTTTGATTTTGACGAGGACAGAGTAGAAATTACCGATGAATATGATGGTCATACTTATGATG ACTTAGTATTACCTGTACCATGCTGTTTGATGGATAAAGACTTGAAGTTGATTGATGTAAATTGTCCAAGATTCCATTACATATCAGAAAACGATCACAAACATCACAGTCAAGGCTGTAAACAAGTATTCGGTCGTAAAGCATTTAGTCTCATAGCATACATTGCTTATTTATCAATAACTTTGATTGCGATCaat ATAGCACTTGTGATATGCGTTGTTCTGGTATTGAGAGAAATATGGATATACCTTTAA
- the TSP66E_4 gene encoding Tetraspanin, variant 2 produces the protein MTVYRWICFLSLYKFKLTFDFIFQSILLLAFVFFVITFWTKLSVKIVEPTLNKLRIDGVNNRTVIDGVNSVVRTFTRPVILPLMAISLVFACIYFFGAIIAFNRSSTFFLMYEVTLTVCIIVHIVMITIVLKNPETTEKMMEKLFAKKFYLYRSMKSHDGASLFAAVVMIELKCCGYMNPFDFDEDRVEITDEYDGHTYDDLVLPVPCCLMDKDLKLIDVNCPRFHYISENDHKHHSQGCKQVFGRKAFSLIAYIAYLSITLIAINSLDS, from the exons atGACAGTATATCGTTGGATATGCTTTTTATCACTCTATAAATTTAAACTAACTTTCGACTTTATTTTTCAGTCCATTTTATTATTAGCATTTGTCTTTTTTGTCATTACATTTTGGACGAAACTCTCTGTTAAAATTGTTGAGCCAACATTGAATAAATTACGAATAGATGGTGTAAATAATCGAACCGTAATCGATGGAGTGAATAGTGTTGTACGAACTTTTACAC GTCCGGTAATTTTACCATTGATGGCGATATCACTTGTATTTGCTTGTATTTATTTCTTTGGGGCAATAATCGCTTTTAATCGAAGCAGTACATTTTTTCTTATG TATGAAGTTACTTTAACAGTTTGTATAATTGTGCATATAGTTATGATAACTATTGTGTTAAAAAATCCAGAAACA ACAGAAAAAATGATGGAAAAACTTTTTGCAAAAAAATTTTATCTCTATCGATCAATGAAGAGTCATGATGGAGCAAGTTTATTTGCGGCTGTCGTAATGATAGAA TTAAAATGCTGTGGTTACATGAATCCTTTTGATTTTGACGAGGACAGAGTAGAAATTACCGATGAATATGATGGTCATACTTATGATG ACTTAGTATTACCTGTACCATGCTGTTTGATGGATAAAGACTTGAAGTTGATTGATGTAAATTGTCCAAGATTCCATTACATATCAGAAAACGATCACAAACATCACAGTCAAGGCTGTAAACAAGTATTCGGTCGTAAAGCATTTAGTCTCATAGCATACATTGCTTATTTATCAATAACTTTGATTGCGATCaat agcttagattcttaa